TATTAACCCAATATGATTTGTTTAAGATGATACCATttaacatatcaaataaataccTGACTCCTAATTATACAATCATTTGAGTTGTTTTTAAAGCTTCTCTGTTACTACCATGTCAGTGTAATTGTCTGTGTATAAACTGTACATGACAGAGGACAACACAGGTGATCTTAGAATATTCTCTTTTAATTCCAAAATTAACTCTGGATATTTCAGATTCCCACATGGTAAGAAGAATAATGAttaatagaaaaacacaaatgtttgcatTTCTTATGACTGAAAGAGAAACAATGAACCATTAGGGCACCTCAACCTGTTCTTTtactgctgcagagagacaatTTTACttgtgtacattttatttgtgtatttaactCTCTGAGGTTTTGAGTAGCCTGGGAGGCAGAGAAGTTTGTTAGagtataaaaacaacaacctgtCATGTGTTATCATTAATTTAATGCCACTAATGTCAGAAAATCCATTTATATTGTGGTAATCTGTCACTATACGTTGGATATGCACAGCTAAGACACATACTTTTGGCGATGAGGCAGAATTTACCTGGTGGGTTGTTCCTTCGATTAGCATAGGGGTCCTCTGGCTCAGCGAAAACACTGGAAGCCATCTTGTTTTTTCGGGCGGGAGGTTTCCCCTCATCTGCACCAAGCGTAATGTTGGAGCCGCCACCCGGTGGGCGCAAAAccctgaaaagagagagagatggtcaACACTGTTACTGAAAGGAATGCATAGAATCAATCAATGAGAAATGATTCACCATCTACACTTAGTTTATTTggagacatttttcatttgctaCTCTGaggccacctggtggctggctgcagtataggtcataaatcccaatTCTTCCATGTAATggtctcttgtggttccaagagtctgtaagagtagaacaggaggtagatccttcagctaccaggctcctctcctgtagaaccagctcccactctgggtccGGGAGGCcgacaccatctctacatttacGGTTAGACCTTGGACGTTCCTTTATGTTtcgtgagtcctgaaccatctcttatttatgctgctataggtctagactgcagggggaattcccatcatgcactgagcacttctccccttttttctgtctttctgcctccacatccatttatttattttactacatgtcactaagtttttttcccctcccatagtctctccctctctctctttgcaggtatctctgactccaaaGCTGCAGGATAAcaacaattattataattattattgtgagttgttgctgctatcattaataacatctttacactcttattgttttcattataactagtcagagctgagaCCTGATGCTGTTCCTGGTCTCCCTATCTCACTCgtttctctcccttcttttccACCCCACCTCCCCATTTTTTccctgctcaccccaaccgttcgaggcagatggccgctcACATTGActctggttctgccagaggtttatACGCTGCACAGTCACcacagtgctgctcattgtaACAAAGTCATCCATCTATCTAAAATATTAGAAACAGTTCTCAGGACAATGCAACAGAGTTGAACGACACAATTAACTACAGTCTACAAAGTGACATTCTTAAGAGCagtgtttattgtgtttgctttttttaacaACTAAACAAACAACTAAACTAAACTCCTGCCATGTACCAATATTTATGAAGTATTTTTCTCCAAAATACAGTCATCACTAAATTGTTCTTACACACTGCAGTAAATATATTGGTCTTATGTATTTTTTCTCACATTGTCTTCATTGAGCTATGCtatcataaaacatttttgtttgagaATTATGAATTTTAAATATGAACTACTATAATAAGATAGatgtactttattcatcccaaattgggaaatgattgtgttacagcagcatgtcAAGGGCATTGCACATAGAGACACTAAATACAAGAGAATGCTTAATAAGGGACAAGAGTGCAAAATTGCAGTAGTTGTTTGCAAAGGTTAGGGAATAtgactaaaataaatatgagtATAAGATGTGCAAAAACCAAAATCACAGTTATTGCAGGAGTAATCAGTTTTGAGAGAGTTTTGGACAGAAACTATAGGGCTCATGGATTTGagagatgtttgtggaattgaAATATGACTTCCTCTGCATGTGCTCGCTGAAAACCATGAATTGGGGCTAGGCAATAAAAGTATCAAtaattattcaaatgtattttcatcaatagcaatagaACAAAGGTTCAATACATATTGCTATTTTGCATGTGCGTTGTGCATGCACGGTGAGGAGGTTTAACACACAactgatctacctcagatttgagttttaaacttttgaaataaataatgggGTAACAATCAACGGTTTAATCTGGCTTTGAGTTGAAATCGCTCAGCCCCATCGTAGACGCAGCTCTGGTTAATGTCAGGTGTGGTCAGCTGTAACGGGGCCTCGCCTCAGTGGGTGCACATGCAGGGCAGACTGGAGGATGTCTGAGCTTCCTCACTGGTCGTGTTGATGATCAGACAAACCACAGAGGGCCTCGCCCatgtgtctttctctttttcttccaatAAACACAATCACCTCGCTGAGGAAACACACGACAGACGCATGCTAGGGTTGAAAGGCCCACGTAGCTGACGCCGGGCACAGAGCAGCCTGGTGTGCACCTGCTAGCTCTGCAGCATCCCCACAAAAAGGGAGGGTGCTATCATGCTAGCTAACGCTCAAAATGGTACGTTCTGACGGACAAAACCGTGAAGGTGTGGTTCCGAGCTTTATCCTGGATTTGTCCACCGGTGGTGATTCAATCCCACATCGAGCTGCGGAGATCAAATCACAGGCAGCGACAGTAGCAGACATGTTTTAAACGGCACGCTGTGTGTGGTTAGCAGCAGAGGATGCAGGACTTGTGGGATGGATGGTGGCTAACAGCTGGAATGGAACCGTCCGGACGACGCCTTTTACCTGGAACTGCTTTTGGAGCCGGGCTCCATCCCTTGAAATGTGGTGGTGGTCGTCATATCTGCACAAGAAGACGCgaagtgtttattttaaaaagcggACACGGTAAAAGACACTATCATTAGCAGCTCCTTTATCATTGTCTGCCCGGGCCGGTGGATGTCAGTAGTcaacctgcctcctccagccTGACGACACCAGGCTGTCCTGAAACACACCTCACTTCCGCTCCACTTTTCACAATAGCACACATCAACCTCACGAGTTAAGGAGATTCGGTTCCCTGAAAGTGAGTCACAACTCAATAGAGATTTTATATTTACGCATTTAATGGtgaatattttgttttgttgtttgccttagtttaaaaacaaaaatcacatacttggattttaatttgaagacaGGAAGTCTTTATATCAAGTGTGGCAGCAGTGCGGACTGTAGTCGCTACACCCAAGCACCGCCCACAAGTGGACAGCGTCTCCTGTGATTGGATCCTGACACAGCGATCAAGCCTATGATTGGTTGGAGTATTTACATGAGACGCACACACTGTAACTCAAGTTTGACTCATAAATCCACCATCAGTTTTCATCAGGAGCTAAGAAACtatcctatatatatatatatatatatatatgtatatatgaacACAGAGTGACAAGTAAAACGGTCAAATTCAGAAACCAGTTTTGAAGATGTTAACTACAAGCATGTCTTCTGTGCAAACTTAGGATGTGaaagttattttattaattcaacTTTCAGGCATAGTTGATGATTTTCCCATTAAAGGGATTATGCCACACATGGCTTGATGAGAATTATAATAGTGCACCCTCTTTTCCACGAATACTGACACTGCAAACACCCATCTTGATGTCCAATGCACAGGGACTGCTGTCCTGCAGTTATATTATCAATTTAAATAATTCCTGCACAAATGTGGGTTATGCTGTTATTCAAGGACAAatcttttaagaaaaaaatacatttaaagaatcGCATGACAGAGTACATTTACATTACCTAGACTGAACCTGTTTTACCCACCTCTGGTTAAGATGATTAATGTCTCAGGCTACAGGATACATACTGTTGCATTTAGTATTTACCTAAAACAATACACACCTCTCATCCAGTATCAGGTTTGGCTGAGGTGCTGGAGCTTAAAGATTTCCTAAAACATTCTGAAAACAAGAACAGGAGAAAAGCATCCAGGCTTTCATAtttgtacaaatatatttattttacagagtaTGCAGATGCTTTATCTCAGTTGGTATTAACCTGCAAGATATCCGCTGTGTTAAGAATCCTAAAGTATCCATAAAACAAACGACAGggacatgtattaaaaaaaactcaatttaTTCCAATACTACATTTTCATAGCAGATGTCAATTAAAATGCAGGCTTACTtgacaacaataacaaaattCCATCTGAATCAAAACCTCAATGACAgaagtataaaaacaaaaacaaggacCAAGAAATTTATTTTTCCAGAACttctacaaagaaaaaaaaccccacaagaAGCTATTAATTTCTTCGGCACATTAGACATACTGCAGCACACGAGTTGTCGACACTGTGCAGTTCAGAAATGTTAACATGTGAATGACAGCTTGATGAAACCTATCTACACCAACTGTGCTGCTGTCTTCCAGCATTTTGAAAAAGTATTCCACTGGATGGTATCAACACTGGCATTTGAAGTCTGGCATTTGAAGTCTGGGCTTAATAAACATGTTCAGGGATGAAAAGGGGAGGTAGGGATGTTCGTAGGAAACAGTCTTTAAAGAGAGAAGCCTCCGGTTTGTTGTTGGAACACATCAATCGTATCTTCATCCTCCATTTCTAGCTGTAAGAGATAGTCAGACCGAGTGTGCTTGTTAATAAAGTAAGACATAAGCATTACATTCCAGTGTGATGACATAACTTAATGTGGGTAGAAGTAGTTATATGAAAAAGCAGAATTAGGCATTTTCACTTCAATTTAAGTAGATCTATGACAGGGCAAACTGAAAGTGACTTAGTGTTTCAAATATGATGTGagcaaaaagatgaaaaattaaattaaattaatcaagACAAGAGGCAGCACAGCTGTCTCTTTGTACAGTATCAGTaacacatcagtgaaaacaCTGGAATGTGCACCTTGTCACTATTTAAAGTGAAAGATGAGCTTGAGAGTGGGTGTTTAAAGGCTTGTTCACATCCTGGAACTCTTTCTACACTTAGAATTGATTGTTAGTTTGACTGGTTTTTTAGttcatttagtttatttgtcAGACAGATTATGCCAAAAACGTCTGAACCgttttccacaaaacttgtaAGGATGGAGCATGACCCTGGTAAGAACTCACAACATTTAGTGGATGCAGATCAGGAGTTGTTCCATTAGTTGTTTCACATGTTCTTTAACTATATCTATGACGATTATTAATTTTGGCTTTTCttgtagttgttgttttatATTTCCACTACATTAATGTAAAGGATTATTTAGCCTTGGAGGCGATATGTGCTCCACTGACTGCCACTGTAGTTATAAAACTAAGTATGTTAATGCTAATACTTACATTTTTGTACAGTTATTTTGTAAGTTAAGCTACATGCAGTTTGTTAAATGATtgaaagtacatttatttaaccCGTCAACACTGTCAACCACTGAATTGTGGTAACATTTTTagtttcaaatgtattttgcaAATAGAAGTAACACTGCTAAGGTTTTCACTTTTGGTAATCCAGCTCTcaccatgttttgtttttttttaaataacacaatataTGTTCCACCCTTACAACTTACAAagaataaaatctacatcataCACAGTGTCTAAAGTAGCAAAACTGTGAGGTGAATATATATCCTCTTATTCATCAAAAGCTCATGATAACAAAAATTGATTCGGGAGGTGATTGTTTGTAGGTTGAACAAGTGGGTGTATCTTACCTGTGAGGGCGTGTCTGTTTCATTGATAGGCTGACCATCAAATCGAAATCGTATTTGCCTCATTGCCAGCCCCtgtagacagagagacaaaccttGTTTACTATATTGAAAATTATCCATGTTACACCCAGAGGTTAAAAGTGCCCAAACATTTTCATCCCTGAATCCAgcatacatgtttgtgtgatatAGTGAGCGATTcataaagggatagttcaccaatttttttaaaattaactcattatctactcaccactatgcctaTTGGAGGGgagtgtgaagtgtttgagtccacaaaacacttttggagtttttgGAAGGTGACTGATTCTTCAGACATAAAATacgacagaaaaataaacaaacgtAAAATGCCTTCATACTGCTACTGTGGTGTCATTAAAGTGTCTCTAAACCCTGACATTCagattaaacatgttttattttccccttttctttagCCTAAAAGACTGCTGTTATCCACGCACAATCAAatgctccagaggaggatattagaggacatttaggctaaaaacatggtgtaaatgacacagtTTCACACTTGGaagacaccacaggagcagtatggaggtgttttccttttgtgtttttctgttgtttttatacgtTTAAAGAAGCACTCACCAAcatgttttgtggacttaaaCACTTCACCAACTGTCCCTTTGAGGCTCACAAAGTTTTCCTCCACCCAATGACTTATCAGGAGTGGCATCACACTGGTGTAGTGGTCTCACCTGTCGTTCACAGTAAGCTTTCATCAGTTTGCTGAGAGGAGTGTGCCTTTTGATCTTGAACTGCACCACTGAGCCATCCTGGCCTGCCACCTTCAGATTGATGTGCTCATTGTTCTCCGTCTTCACTCCCTCCTGAAACACAGTGTGCAGAAAGTCAAGGAAATGCGATGCAGGGATGAACACGACGCCTTTTAAAATATGacctcaaacattttttaaagtgcGTGCACCCCCCCCCAACCCAACCACAAAACCCCATCAGCCTTTGCAGACCACTGAGGATTCATGCACAGTGTGTACCTCATTGATTTAAAACGTCAGTGTCAAAGAAGTCCAATACTAAAGTGAAGATATAAGTGAATCCAgttcctctctgtctgactgCACTAACCTCAGAATCTGCGTGATCGCTGGGCGCAGAGAGGACACATTACAACTTcaacattagcattagcatctaGCGTTGAGCAATCGACAATGGCCTGCTAATTGTGCTCATTCCCCACGACCTCACCAAGGAGGAAAACGCATCCTGCACAGATCAACCCCTCCTTCTCCCGACACGGTTTAGGATTCACTTTGTGAACAGCGTAGTTTAACTATTTAATATTGagttaacttgtttttttatcagatcATTCATTTGGTCCCATGGCGGTGTCGTTGTGCTACTCTCTCTTGTTGACGTTGTCTATGTAGAAAACAGTCGCATCGCTTCGTGCTAAATGACCATCACTCATACTGATATCAGCTTTAGTGCAAGTGTGGAAACAGCGTATTCAAGATGACCACAAGTTGGTATTTATTTCTCAACGCCCGGGTCTCAAACACGCTAGCTTATTATGCTAACGTCGTTAGCTTGTTAGCTCGGCAGCGCTGTTGGGCGGTAAGCTCTATGTAACTCCGCGGTCGTTGACGCATCGGTGACACACGCCGGTCGTTCCGTGGTGTAAACCGAACAACGATGGCGCAGGGATGAGCTGCACACAGCCACCAAGCCCCCAGAACAAAAGCCACTGCTCACCTTGGGTTTCTCGTCTGCCATGGCTGCCGCTATGTCTGCGCCTGTTCTGCTGCGACTGCGCTGTCCGGCGCGCCACTTTCCGTAAGGCTGCTGGGAGGCGCCCAGGAAATATACTGTGCCCACACAGTGTATATACCAGACCACGTCAGCCCAACCACATGGGTCTATATTATAATGCTAAATGCAAAACTAGGTTTTCAGCGAATATTTACTATTATTGTTGACACCATATGTTCTGTATACGTTCTGGGGAGGTTATTTTAAAAGCAAAGCAAAATGATAGTCTACCTTCACAGGAGTGTATAGAATAAAAACAGCTCCAATATTAATTCCATGCTTACATGCATACAACTATTTTACACTGTTACTTCTTATTTGAAATAATgattatgattgacagctgcattaaaaatagaaaacactAATCAAAGTCATGTATCTTATATTTTAAAGTATGATTATGATATCATGATGTGTATTCatattatttcttttcattttctttctgtttttaatgtgtaaagtgtctttgagcattGTTAAAAGTACTATACAAACACAatgtatcattattatcatgGTTAGTAGTAAAAACACTTAGTAGATTTGCTACTACAGGATACTGGACTTGAAGACACTGAAAAAGTAAGAACAAAGTTTGTGCAAATTGTAATACAAACAGACTCATCTCATTCTTTACTTTTTCCATGCACAGAAATAGATTTTCAAAAAATATGTAATGACAAATTCATTTAACAATCtatgacaaataaatacttTTGTAAGAAATATGAAGAGAATCTCCTTTACAGCACTAACAGCTCCAGAAAGACaaaaaatcattgatttttttggGATGAATACATGGAACCACCACCAaattctttatatatatatatatatatatatatatatatatatatatatatatatatatatatatatgtattttctcAAGGCTTATTCTAATAAAAATCTTCCTAGTTTGATATCAGAAACTcccacacaaaccaaacaatttACAAGTAATTCCTTCAGCTTTGTTTCCATAACAAGGTGTAAGAGCAGGAATATGGGCAAAGCTATAGCATTGGATTAAGTTCAAACAATAAATCCAGGGGTTAATTATCAGCTGGTCTGCACTTCCTTAAGCACATCCACACCATGTATACAGAGCATCAATCTCCCTGATGGCTCATGTTGAACCGGCCAAGGAAAAGGGCCAAATATCTCTGGCACAAGGCTGCAGTCTCTTTCTAGTAGTAATTATCTTGTCATAATAAAACACTATCCAAAGCTGTCCCTACTGCTGCTACATGATGCATCATATTAGCAAATGTCTGTCTGAATATTTGGAAAAATAACCATCATTAATTTGTGCCTTTCGTCTGCAGAACAGAAAGCATCCAAGGAGATATTGGAATAAAGTTGACAACTGCAGTATCAAACAGTCAGAACTCATAACATCCTccacagaagaaaataacaatacattCATAACAATAAATACTGAGACAAAAAGGAAACCAAAGTCCGAGCTATGAGTTAGCATAAAAGTCAGAAGACAAGTTAGAGTATTCAGTAGTAACTGTGAGCCATACTGGGAGCAGTGAGTTGAGAGCAACTGATTTCTAATGAGTCAATCTGTGCCTTTTATTTAGCAACAGAGGGGCTCTTGTCCGCTCGAGTCCAAGTTCTTCAGCGTAAAACACTGTTGTCCTACATTGTcagcacacatactgtacatgtgcaCTCTCCTTCAACGTAAGTTTTCGCTCTATATTAAGACTGTCTGGCATCCAAAAGTGCAAGTGTTCTCCAATCAGTTCTGATATGGCCGAGGGGCAGGAGCAAAAGGATATTACAACAGTAACAACTTAATACTCACTTAGCAATATTTTCCCATGCATCACCCAT
This is a stretch of genomic DNA from Paralichthys olivaceus isolate ysfri-2021 chromosome 8, ASM2471397v2, whole genome shotgun sequence. It encodes these proteins:
- the sumo2a gene encoding small ubiquitin like modifier 2a, which produces MADEKPKEGVKTENNEHINLKVAGQDGSVVQFKIKRHTPLSKLMKAYCERQGLAMRQIRFRFDGQPINETDTPSQLEMEDEDTIDVFQQQTGGFSL